The DNA segment TTTTTGCTGAAAATAAATCTGATCCTGCAGAAAGGGTGAAACAGATGCGGCCATCTTCAAGAAGGCTCAACACATATGTACTGCCTACCCCAGTTGAGACAAAGAGTTCAAACTCTACAGGAGCAGGTAGTCTAGTTCATCAAACGTTGAAGACAAGTTTGAATGGGCACAATTTGTGGCATTCATCCCCTCTAGAACCAaagaaatatgaaaaattaacGGGAGATGGTAAATTTTGTGGATCCACTGTTAAAAATGCACAGTCAGTGCTCAGGGAAAGGAACAAAAATACTGCTTCCACTCAATTACCTCCTCCTCTGGCTGATGGGTTCTTCATTTCACAGTCAGATTCTAAGAAAATTAAAAGATATGCCTTTTCAGGTCCTATTACAAGTAAGTCATGGCCTACCAAGCCAGTTTCAATGGAACCTCCTGGATTGTTATCAGGACCCCTTTTGCGAAATCCAACAGTGCAACTACCATCATCTCCTAAAGTATCTCCGAAGGTATCTCCTAAAGTATCTCCAAAGGTATCTCCAACAGCTTCCCCTACTTTTGTGTCCTCTCCTAAAATAAGTGAACTTCATGAGCTTCCTAGACCGCCTGCCAGTTCAGCTTCCAAATCTTCAAGGCCTTTGAGTTTGATTGGTCATTCAGCTCCTTTGGTGCCCAAAGGTCATGTACGTCCTACAGGTAAATCATTGATGTCAAATTCAGCATCTCCACTGCCAATACCTTCTCAGGCTGTCACTCGCAGTTTCTCCATACCATCCAGCAGTCTTGGAGCAATGGCAATGAATATCTCAAAGCCTCTGGAAACTAATCAGAATTCAGAGGTACCTCAAGATATGGTCTCTCCTCCTTTGACACCAATATCTTTATCAAACATCCAGCCAGCGTTAACTGGTTCCAAGAATGTCAATCAGACTATTCAAATCAGAGGTAATTCAGAATCTGGTGCGTTTGTATGTTTATTTAGTTTTAGATAAATTTTGCAAAGATATGACTGGCAGAGGAGCGTTTTTGTTTTGATAATTAAAAGGGGCTAACATTTCCAAAAACTAACCTACACCTTTCAGACATAGCGATGCCAATAATGTTGCTCAATATGAATGAAAATGGTCGCTGGGGAGGGCTTTGAAAATTCTGTTATGAGCTGAAAACCATAATTAGCCAGTCATTCTGAATGGAAATTTATTTCTCTCTATTGATGTTTTAGACATTTTTGTGCAAATGAAAATATGCCAATATTTATATAAGAATTTGAAGATTGTTGTGAAATGAATTAACAAATGTCCAACCAAAGTTCAGTCATTTATTATTGATGGTGAAAATAACTGTAATAGTTGTTCAacagaagatttttttttttctttttcatccccCTCTGTTTATGTGGATAGGGATGCGAATGGCACCTTTTTTATTACCAGTGCCTTCATCTCCAATGCTCCACAGGATACCCAAGTAGCCTGATCTTTTAAGTCCCAGACCTATAAGCCTTTTGTTAGGGATGCTATAAAAGAGGTTTATTCCATGCAATCTGCCAGTGCCCATGTGCAAATTGCAGCTGGTATGCTCTTAGGGAGCAATGCTCAGACTCTTCATATTACCCTACTGTGCCTAGTGTTGGAACAAACACAGGTGCTTGGATGTGATTCCTCCAGTAcaaaggaaaatataagaaaacatGAAAAAAAATAGCAAACCATGAATGTGACATAACAAACATGAGTTTTATATCTGACATCCATCCATGAGCAAAGTACCATTGAGATCAGTTGCAAGAAGCAGAAGCCAGTGAGGCATAGATATGCCTTTTTGACACATTTTGGATGGCAAAAATGCTCTACTCCGATATTTGTCACTAGTTGAGGGAAATGATGGCTACTTGTTTAGCACTATTTTAATTGATTATCTGAATTGTGTATTTTAATATGGGGAACATAAGTATGAAAGTAATCGTGGTATATTCATCTTGTACTGGTATTTTTTGCTTGTTCTTCCCTTATTTGGTAAGAAGAAGCTTTAGTAGGAAATTTTGCTGAATGTGCGGTCATCTCTCATCATTTTTGTTCTCTCTTTCATGGGGGATCAATACATTGATCTTTCACGTGCGTGCACACACAATCTGCAGGGGCATGTTGGCACATGCATGCACTAACACAACAAATCAAGTATTTATGAAGTTTGTAATCAGTTCTAACCCACCACTTTCTAGCTCTGTTTGTATCTTGGATTGTGTAGCATTTTTCTGTTGCTAATAACATATTTGATGGTTGCAGGTGCAGATTGATTTTATTCGTTGTAGCCATAATTTTGTTTCTAGTTTGGCAACAAAAAGTTGGTCATTAGAGATTCTCTGATGATTTCAAGCAGGTGTAGTGCAGGTCTGTTAATAAAATCTGTCTATCATTTTTTTAATCTGTTAatccattttttaatttttatgatgagCGCTTGGCATGGATAATTGAATAATCGCCTTGATGTTTCATCAGTgaaaaaaattttgtattttCCCAAGTAATTAATAGCCAAAATTACTCTTTCTCCATCCTCCTTCCTCTTCTCTCTAAGATCAGTGTTGCCTGCTGGTGAATTGACACGTACCAATTTATCATTTGTTGATCCtttttgaaggaaaaaaaaaaaggaatttatCCGTGTAT comes from the Hevea brasiliensis isolate MT/VB/25A 57/8 chromosome 5, ASM3005281v1, whole genome shotgun sequence genome and includes:
- the LOC110639437 gene encoding uncharacterized protein At2g33490 isoform X2, which gives rise to MQRSHIFQTITIPSESLLNELQTVEEMKRQCDEKRDVYEYMIMKQREKGRGRSRKAETFSMRQLQVAHDEYDEEATLFVFRLKSLKQGQSRSLLTQAARHHAAQLCFFKKALKSLENLEPHVKLVTKQQHIDYHFSGLEDDDRDDVDDDDDDDDDEDDDTCDVLDDGELSFDCGQNDDKQDVSTSRNSMELDLVDVTFPQVATLEVTKENLDRRYLKSFSSRGESRKISQSAPLFAENKSDPAERVKQMRPSSRRLNTYVLPTPVETKSSNSTGAGSLVHQTLKTSLNGHNLWHSSPLEPKKYEKLTGDGKFCGSTVKNAQSVLRERNKNTASTQLPPPLADGFFISQSDSKKIKRYAFSGPITSKSWPTKPVSMEPPGLLSGPLLRNPTVQLPSSPKVSPKVSPKVSPKVSPTASPTFVSSPKISELHELPRPPASSASKSSRPLSLIGHSAPLVPKGHVRPTGKSLMSNSASPLPIPSQAVTRSFSIPSSSLGAMAMNISKPLETNQNSEVPQDMVSPPLTPISLSNIQPALTGSKNVNQTIQIRGNSESGAFVCLFSFR